A stretch of the Kroppenstedtia eburnea genome encodes the following:
- the leuC gene encoding 3-isopropylmalate dehydratase large subunit yields MKPRTLFEKVWERHVIDQERGKPAILYIDLHLIHEVTSPQAFEGLRLNGRKVRRPDMTIATMDHNVPTINRHLPVQDSTSATQMDTLVKNCEEFGIRLYDLHSPGQGIVHVIGPELGLTLPGKTIVCGDSHTSTHGAFGALAFGIGTSEVEHVLATQCLQQLKPKTMEVHVKGRLAPGVTAKDVILSVIAKIGTDGATGTVIEYTGEAIRHMSMEERMTVCNMSIEAGARAGMVAPDDTTFRYLEGKPFAPKGEAFEQAKEEWRQLRTDEGAVYDRRVELNATEIVPQVTWGTSPGMGTAVTGRVPDPASFPTETDRKSVQNALEYMDLTPGLPITDIRLDRVFIGSCTNARIEDLRIAARVVKNRKVAPGVRAMVVPGSQQVKMQAEAEGLDRIFLDAGFEWRESGCSMCLGMNDDILQAGERCASTSNRNFEGRQGRGGRTHLVSPMMAAAAAIEGHFVDVRNWKLAD; encoded by the coding sequence GTGAAACCACGCACATTATTCGAAAAAGTGTGGGAACGTCATGTGATCGATCAGGAAAGAGGGAAGCCAGCGATCCTGTACATCGATCTCCACCTTATCCACGAAGTGACCTCACCTCAAGCATTTGAGGGTCTGCGGCTCAATGGACGCAAGGTGCGACGGCCGGATATGACCATAGCCACGATGGACCACAATGTCCCCACGATCAACCGTCACCTGCCGGTCCAGGACAGTACTTCCGCCACGCAGATGGACACTCTGGTCAAAAATTGTGAGGAATTTGGAATTCGTCTGTATGATCTTCACAGTCCCGGACAGGGAATCGTTCACGTGATCGGACCGGAATTGGGACTTACCCTTCCGGGAAAGACCATCGTCTGCGGGGACAGCCACACTTCCACCCACGGCGCTTTCGGCGCCTTGGCCTTTGGGATCGGGACCAGCGAAGTGGAACATGTGTTGGCCACCCAGTGTCTGCAACAGCTGAAACCGAAGACGATGGAGGTCCATGTGAAGGGGCGCTTGGCACCCGGTGTCACCGCCAAGGATGTCATCCTCTCCGTCATTGCAAAGATCGGAACCGATGGGGCCACCGGCACCGTCATCGAGTATACAGGGGAAGCGATTCGCCATATGTCCATGGAGGAGCGGATGACAGTCTGCAACATGTCCATCGAGGCCGGGGCCCGGGCGGGAATGGTGGCTCCCGATGACACCACCTTCCGCTACCTGGAGGGAAAACCCTTCGCACCCAAAGGGGAGGCCTTTGAACAGGCCAAGGAAGAGTGGCGCCAACTTCGTACCGATGAAGGGGCCGTCTATGACAGACGGGTGGAGCTCAATGCCACCGAGATCGTGCCCCAGGTGACCTGGGGCACCAGCCCGGGGATGGGGACAGCGGTGACCGGAAGAGTGCCGGATCCTGCCTCATTTCCCACGGAAACGGACAGAAAATCTGTGCAAAACGCCCTGGAATACATGGATCTCACTCCCGGCCTGCCCATCACCGACATCCGGTTGGACCGGGTGTTTATCGGATCCTGCACCAATGCCCGGATCGAAGATCTGCGCATCGCCGCCCGCGTGGTGAAGAACCGCAAAGTGGCGCCCGGTGTGCGGGCCATGGTCGTCCCCGGTTCGCAACAGGTGAAAATGCAGGCGGAAGCGGAAGGTTTGGACCGCATCTTCCTGGATGCCGGATTTGAATGGAGGGAGTCGGGCTGCAGCATGTGCCTGGGTATGAACGATGATATCCTGCAGGCCGGGGAACGATGTGCCTCCACCTCCAACCGCAATTTCGAGGGGCGGCAGGGACGCGGAGGACGAACCCACCTGGTCAGTCCGATGATGGCGGCGGCGGCGGCCATTGAAGGTCATTTTGTCGATGTACGGAATTGGAAATTGGCAGACTGA
- the leuD gene encoding 3-isopropylmalate dehydratase small subunit — protein MQAFRKHTGGVVPLDRANVDTDQIIPKQFLKRVERTGFGRYLFYNWRFDDQGDPIPDFVLNREEYRAGSILLARSNFGCGSSREHAPWALHDYGFRTIIAPSFADIFYNNCFKNGLLPIRLPEETVDVLFERVAEGTTRTLTVDLEAERVDDGNGFISAFAVEPYRRHCLLQGLDDIAVTLLKEEQIQAYERTLPDYYRIGANQTI, from the coding sequence ATGCAAGCTTTCAGGAAACACACCGGAGGAGTTGTGCCCCTGGACCGGGCCAATGTGGACACGGATCAGATCATCCCCAAACAGTTTCTGAAACGGGTGGAGCGGACCGGGTTTGGCCGGTACCTCTTTTATAATTGGCGTTTTGACGACCAGGGTGATCCCATCCCCGACTTCGTGCTGAACCGGGAGGAGTACAGAGCGGGAAGCATCCTGCTCGCCCGCTCCAATTTTGGATGTGGTTCTTCCCGGGAACACGCCCCCTGGGCACTTCATGACTATGGTTTTCGGACCATCATCGCCCCTTCCTTCGCCGACATTTTTTACAATAATTGTTTCAAAAACGGCCTTCTGCCCATCCGTCTCCCGGAAGAGACCGTCGACGTCCTGTTTGAAAGGGTGGCGGAAGGAACCACCCGCACCCTCACCGTCGATCTGGAAGCTGAGCGGGTGGACGACGGAAACGGATTCATCAGCGCTTTTGCAGTGGAACCCTACCGACGCCATTGCCTGCTGCAAGGGTTGGACGACATCGCCGTCACCCTGTTGAAGGAAGAACAGATCCAGGCTTATGAAAGGACTCTTCCCGATTATTATCGGATCGGGGCAAACCAAACCATATGA
- a CDS encoding dimethylarginine dimethylaminohydrolase family protein — translation MTQTTVQTFRPDCRSEYAPLKQVILCPPRFLEIREVINRTQRHFADENIDREKAQQQHQHLVDILGKLGVEVIQLHPDPRFSEQVFTRDIGFTVGPRLYISRMEKPIRQGEESLLTRWLQKERIPFSRITEGSIEGGDVLLDGDTLYIGDSGRTSRKAIAALRRDLPHLNVVSLGFPEKYLHLDCLFNPLSSREALIYPHAFADSDLRRLASRYSLIEVSEEEQFRLGTNVLSVGYRTVISQPVNPEVNEKLRRRGFTVIEVDLSEITKSGGAFRCCTLPLLRG, via the coding sequence ATGACCCAAACCACCGTACAAACTTTCCGGCCGGACTGCCGCAGCGAATATGCTCCCTTAAAACAGGTGATCCTTTGCCCGCCCCGTTTTTTGGAGATCCGGGAAGTGATCAACCGCACCCAGCGCCATTTTGCTGATGAAAACATCGATCGGGAGAAAGCGCAACAGCAACATCAACACCTGGTCGACATCCTGGGGAAGCTGGGAGTGGAGGTGATCCAGCTCCATCCGGATCCCCGTTTTTCGGAACAGGTCTTCACCCGGGATATCGGCTTCACCGTCGGCCCCCGCCTGTATATCTCCCGTATGGAAAAACCGATTCGTCAAGGAGAAGAGAGCTTGTTGACCAGGTGGCTGCAGAAAGAACGTATCCCCTTCTCCCGGATCACCGAAGGAAGCATCGAAGGGGGGGATGTTTTGCTTGACGGGGATACCCTCTATATCGGGGACAGCGGCCGTACCTCACGCAAGGCGATCGCCGCTCTCCGGCGGGACCTCCCCCATCTGAATGTGGTCAGCCTCGGATTTCCGGAAAAGTATCTGCACCTGGACTGCCTCTTCAATCCCCTCTCCTCCCGGGAAGCCTTGATCTATCCACACGCCTTTGCAGACAGCGACCTGCGCCGGCTGGCCTCCCGCTACAGTTTGATCGAAGTCAGCGAGGAGGAACAATTCCGGCTGGGAACCAACGTTCTATCCGTCGGGTACCGGACCGTCATCAGTCAACCCGTCAACCCGGAAGTCAATGAAAAACTGCGCCGGCGCGGATTCACCGTGATCGAAGTGGATCTGTCGGAGATCACGAAATCCGGCGGCGCCTTTCGTTGTTGCACCTTGCCCCTGCTTCGGGGTTGA
- a CDS encoding extracellular catalytic domain type 1 short-chain-length polyhydroxyalkanoate depolymerase, with protein MSRRILSVLAVFVLMLLNTVFSPLNPSPVHAAGKFVNKVSTDGRAYKLYIPSRHDGQTPLPLVVMLHGCTQNPDDFAAGTGMNTLAEKEGFLVAYPEQPIFANMNKCWNWFDPAHQSRNMGEPASIAGVVRQIQREYAVDDHQVHVAGLSAGGAMSVIMGATYPDMFAAIGVGAGLEYQAATTISGAYMAMLYGGPDPSRQGELAFRRMGTRARSVPTIVFHGTADYTVNPINADQVISQWARTNDLAVGGGGIDDISDGSEQKTAPGGYDYTRFLYKDGSGNILMEKYMIQKMGHAWSGGNSAGSYTDPKGPDASRIMWEFFASHPR; from the coding sequence ATGAGCCGTCGCATTTTAAGTGTGTTGGCAGTTTTTGTCCTGATGTTGTTGAACACCGTTTTTTCGCCTTTGAATCCTTCGCCGGTTCATGCAGCGGGCAAGTTTGTGAACAAGGTGTCCACAGACGGTCGGGCTTATAAACTGTACATCCCCTCCCGCCACGACGGACAGACGCCCCTCCCCTTGGTCGTCATGCTTCACGGTTGCACCCAGAACCCCGATGATTTTGCCGCAGGTACCGGAATGAACACCCTGGCGGAAAAAGAGGGGTTCCTTGTGGCCTATCCGGAACAACCCATATTCGCCAACATGAATAAGTGCTGGAACTGGTTTGATCCGGCCCATCAATCCCGGAATATGGGGGAACCCGCCTCCATCGCCGGGGTTGTCCGCCAGATCCAAAGAGAATACGCAGTGGATGATCATCAGGTCCACGTCGCCGGCCTTTCCGCCGGGGGCGCCATGAGTGTCATCATGGGAGCCACCTACCCCGATATGTTCGCCGCCATCGGTGTCGGGGCGGGATTGGAGTACCAGGCGGCCACCACCATCTCGGGGGCCTACATGGCCATGCTTTACGGCGGACCGGATCCCTCCCGGCAGGGGGAGCTGGCCTTCCGGAGGATGGGCACACGAGCCCGATCCGTGCCGACGATCGTGTTTCATGGAACCGCCGATTACACAGTGAACCCGATCAACGCCGACCAGGTGATCTCCCAATGGGCCCGAACCAATGATCTGGCCGTCGGAGGAGGAGGGATTGACGACATTTCCGACGGTTCTGAGCAAAAAACAGCGCCCGGCGGCTATGACTATACCCGCTTCTTATACAAGGATGGCAGCGGGAACATTCTGATGGAAAAATACATGATTCAAAAAATGGGGCATGCTTGGTCCGGTGGAAACAGCGCCGGCTCTTACACCGATCCCAAAGGACCCGATGCGAGCCGGATCATGTGGGAATTCTTCGCTTCCCACCCCCGATAA
- a CDS encoding biotin transporter BioY, translating to MTKSTTRIRNMVLAAMFAALLAVSGQIAIPVPPVPVTLQTLVVMLAGSVLGARWGAASVGIFILLGAFGVPVFSGGQGGLAVLVGPTAGYIWSWPVAAFLIGWLTEGSAPRLRFWKLMVYHVVWGIAFIDLCGVLWMMFSLGLDVRAALAGGVLPFIPGDAVKAAVASTAALHLNRSWPIIRPRRETAAEKPA from the coding sequence ATGACAAAGAGTACCACCCGGATTCGCAATATGGTCTTGGCTGCCATGTTTGCGGCGTTGCTGGCTGTATCGGGACAGATCGCCATCCCGGTGCCGCCGGTTCCGGTGACGTTGCAAACCCTGGTTGTCATGTTGGCAGGCTCGGTTCTGGGAGCACGATGGGGGGCCGCCAGTGTCGGAATTTTTATTCTGCTGGGCGCCTTCGGAGTCCCGGTATTTTCCGGGGGGCAGGGAGGGTTGGCGGTTTTGGTCGGACCCACCGCCGGTTATATCTGGAGTTGGCCTGTGGCGGCTTTTCTGATCGGCTGGTTGACGGAAGGGTCCGCCCCCCGGCTCCGCTTTTGGAAACTGATGGTTTACCATGTGGTTTGGGGAATAGCCTTTATCGATCTCTGCGGTGTCCTGTGGATGATGTTCAGCCTGGGATTGGATGTGAGAGCCGCGCTGGCGGGAGGGGTGCTTCCCTTTATTCCGGGAGATGCGGTTAAAGCTGCCGTCGCTTCCACTGCGGCTCTCCACTTGAACCGGTCTTGGCCGATCATCCGGCCCCGTCGGGAGACAGCCGCTGAAAAACCCGCCTGA
- the speE gene encoding polyamine aminopropyltransferase — MDDKKMTGSGFFVAEDGTQWLSDPEERFGFRANWKINRFLHRERSDFQDVAVVETEGFGKTLVLDEIVQTTETDGFIYNEMITHIPLVTHPSPREVCIIGGGDCGAAREAVKYPSVKRVDLVEIDRKVVEVSRKYLPEVAGVGELDPRIHLHYEDGTAFIRERESLYDVVVVDSSDPVGPAAVLFELPFYRDVHRALKTDGLMVCQSESPIFHPEVLSRVHQTLRQLFPVVRTYLATVPTYPGGVWSFTLASKTYDPLREGSGRLQTTGNRYVDADVLEGSFRLPVYVKKLLG, encoded by the coding sequence ATGGACGATAAAAAAATGACCGGATCAGGTTTTTTCGTGGCGGAGGATGGTACCCAGTGGTTGTCCGACCCTGAAGAGCGCTTCGGTTTCCGGGCCAACTGGAAGATCAACCGGTTTCTTCACCGGGAGCGGTCGGACTTTCAGGACGTGGCCGTGGTGGAGACAGAAGGGTTTGGAAAAACGTTGGTCTTGGATGAAATTGTACAAACGACGGAGACGGACGGTTTTATATATAACGAGATGATCACCCACATTCCGCTGGTGACCCATCCCTCCCCCCGCGAAGTCTGCATCATCGGGGGAGGGGACTGCGGGGCCGCCAGGGAAGCGGTCAAGTACCCTTCGGTGAAACGGGTGGATCTGGTGGAGATCGATCGGAAAGTGGTGGAAGTGAGCCGCAAATACCTGCCGGAAGTGGCGGGGGTGGGGGAGCTGGACCCGCGCATTCATCTTCACTATGAGGATGGAACCGCCTTTATCCGGGAGCGGGAATCTTTGTATGATGTCGTGGTGGTGGACTCTTCAGATCCGGTGGGGCCGGCGGCGGTCCTGTTTGAACTGCCTTTTTACCGGGATGTGCACCGGGCTCTGAAGACCGATGGCCTCATGGTTTGTCAGAGCGAATCGCCGATCTTTCATCCCGAGGTTTTATCCCGGGTGCATCAGACCCTCCGGCAACTGTTTCCGGTGGTTCGCACCTATCTGGCAACAGTGCCCACCTATCCCGGAGGGGTGTGGAGTTTCACCCTGGCATCCAAGACCTATGACCCCCTTCGCGAAGGGAGCGGCCGTTTGCAAACCACGGGGAATCGCTATGTCGACGCAGATGTCCTGGAGGGCAGTTTCCGGCTCCCGGTCTATGTAAAAAAACTTCTCGGCTGA
- a CDS encoding S1C family serine protease has translation MVAISAEEDNRPASRSLFNRLFNDFTPSDQEEQDTRRQYGSGFVISPRGYILTNEHVVRRASRLLVHFFGRKGPLPARVVWRDTHHDLAVIQVRSSTPLKPLAMGSSRHTEVGEWAIAIGNPLGLHHSVTLGVVSGKDRPLNLRERRFGHVIQTDAAINPGNSGGPLLNILGQAIGVNTLVVYPSQAISFAIPIDVVKPLVRDFM, from the coding sequence GTGGTTGCCATCTCTGCCGAAGAAGACAACCGGCCTGCCTCCCGATCCTTGTTCAATCGCTTATTCAATGATTTTACTCCCTCCGACCAGGAAGAGCAGGATACCCGGCGACAGTACGGTTCCGGTTTTGTGATCTCCCCCAGGGGCTACATTTTGACCAATGAACACGTTGTTCGAAGGGCCAGTCGGCTTCTGGTCCATTTCTTTGGCAGAAAAGGGCCCCTGCCGGCCAGAGTGGTTTGGAGAGACACCCACCACGACCTCGCGGTGATCCAGGTCCGTTCCTCCACCCCGCTCAAACCCCTGGCCATGGGTTCCTCCCGTCATACAGAAGTCGGGGAATGGGCGATCGCCATCGGTAATCCCCTCGGTCTTCATCATTCCGTCACCCTGGGGGTGGTCAGCGGGAAGGATCGTCCACTCAACTTGCGGGAGCGACGGTTTGGCCATGTGATTCAGACCGATGCGGCCATCAATCCGGGAAACAGCGGCGGCCCCCTGCTCAACATCCTCGGCCAGGCCATCGGGGTCAACACCCTCGTCGTCTACCCCTCCCAGGCCATCAGCTTCGCCATCCCCATCGATGTGGTGAAGCCATTGGTAAGGGATTTTATGTAA
- a CDS encoding YheC/YheD family protein, with amino-acid sequence MAWVGYKWGMYKIFKRDPVLASALPETRLWSQTNLWSMLDLYGTVILKPSAGSRGSGIIQVTQKAKEHFEIHWLSQKRLVTGKKAAYAMLQKLTHPSYLIQQRIPLAEIGERPMDIRVIVQRRNKNAPWTVTGCVAKVAGKGYIVTNVTRSQGSVLPVRQAIAKSTAKQVPTEKVIKHLMDCSLLATKRLSVYSPQCTVLGYDMGVDHRGKVWIIEVNGKPILSHFLKLKDKSMYRKIISYGYNPNSPKRSSELSPLI; translated from the coding sequence ATGGCGTGGGTCGGATACAAGTGGGGAATGTACAAAATCTTTAAAAGAGATCCAGTGCTGGCTTCCGCTCTGCCGGAGACCCGCCTCTGGAGTCAAACCAACCTGTGGAGCATGTTAGATCTGTATGGAACAGTGATCCTCAAGCCTTCCGCAGGATCAAGGGGATCTGGCATCATTCAAGTGACTCAAAAGGCAAAGGAACACTTTGAGATACACTGGTTATCTCAAAAGCGCCTCGTTACCGGAAAGAAGGCTGCTTATGCGATGCTCCAAAAACTTACTCACCCCTCCTACCTCATACAACAACGGATTCCCCTGGCAGAGATCGGTGAACGGCCTATGGATATACGGGTGATTGTACAGCGTCGTAACAAAAATGCTCCTTGGACTGTTACCGGTTGCGTTGCTAAAGTAGCTGGTAAAGGATATATCGTTACCAATGTGACGCGAAGCCAAGGATCAGTCCTTCCTGTCCGACAGGCAATCGCCAAGTCCACGGCGAAACAGGTGCCAACGGAAAAGGTGATAAAACACCTCATGGACTGCAGTCTCCTGGCGACAAAGCGACTCAGCGTTTATTCGCCCCAGTGTACTGTTCTGGGATATGACATGGGAGTGGATCATCGAGGGAAGGTATGGATTATCGAGGTCAACGGTAAGCCTATATTGTCCCATTTCTTAAAACTGAAAGATAAGAGCATGTATCGGAAGATTATAAGCTACGGTTACAACCCCAATTCACCAAAAAGGTCAAGTGAATTAAGTCCTCTAATATAG
- a CDS encoding response regulator transcription factor, with protein sequence MKNILIVDDEKKIREVLSSYLVHAGYNTLEAGTGRKALDIHRETTVDLIILDLMLPDLTGEEVCREIRRQSAVPILMLTAKVEERHRLEGLAIGADDYVIKPFSPREVVARVQAILRRSADDLLAERISFHDGDLIVDTRTKTVCKAGQPVHLTPIEYRLIQALARNPGRPFSREELVEKLFGFDYSGGERTIDQHVKNLRNKVESDPKNPTYFKTVFGLGYRFEGGES encoded by the coding sequence ATGAAAAACATCCTGATTGTTGATGACGAAAAAAAAATTCGTGAAGTACTCTCCTCCTATCTTGTCCATGCAGGATACAACACCTTGGAAGCTGGAACAGGGAGAAAGGCCCTTGACATCCACCGTGAAACAACAGTGGACCTGATTATTTTAGACCTGATGCTTCCTGACCTTACCGGTGAAGAGGTCTGCCGGGAAATTCGCCGTCAATCCGCCGTGCCCATCCTGATGCTGACAGCGAAAGTGGAGGAACGGCACCGCCTGGAGGGCCTGGCCATTGGAGCGGATGATTACGTGATCAAACCCTTCAGTCCCCGTGAAGTCGTTGCCCGGGTACAAGCCATCCTGCGCCGTTCCGCCGATGATTTGCTCGCCGAGCGGATCTCCTTTCACGATGGGGATCTGATCGTGGACACACGGACAAAAACCGTATGCAAAGCCGGGCAACCGGTTCACCTGACCCCCATCGAGTACCGGCTCATCCAGGCCCTCGCCCGCAATCCAGGGCGACCCTTCTCACGGGAAGAACTCGTGGAGAAGCTGTTTGGATTCGACTATTCCGGGGGTGAACGTACGATCGACCAGCATGTGAAAAACTTGCGGAACAAAGTGGAATCCGATCCCAAAAACCCGACATATTTTAAAACCGTGTTCGGTCTCGGATACCGGTTCGAGGGTGGGGAATCATGA
- a CDS encoding sensor histidine kinase, whose translation MSQKLQFRLTVAFIGVAAGVVLVATTAFILETHYHFSIYQRQFPNTDSVQGLTYHFEQALIQAILWTALGAVFLAIVLSWLVARRITTPLVIMRKGAEAITKGNLQTRVPVHGKDELAELGQALNHLTEELERQEHLRRQMTSDVAHELRTPLTTLKSHMEAFEDGIWQPTPGRLRAVTDEIDRLTGLVGDMEQLTLLDSPEFELEQKKEDLSVIVDQTLTNMRATFDQKGIALKSESVGPVHAWVDRRRIAQVLVNLLSNCLKFTSKGGEVTVRTEQKGKEAILTVRDTGEGIPQEELQRVFERFYRVDRSRNRQSGGSGIGLTIVKKLVESHSGAIQIESKPGMGTCIYIHLPNQNNLQ comes from the coding sequence ATGAGCCAAAAACTTCAGTTTCGGCTGACGGTGGCGTTCATCGGAGTGGCGGCGGGCGTCGTTCTGGTGGCAACCACCGCCTTCATCTTGGAGACCCACTACCACTTTTCCATCTATCAGCGTCAATTTCCGAACACGGATTCAGTTCAGGGCCTCACTTACCATTTTGAGCAAGCGCTGATCCAGGCCATATTATGGACAGCATTGGGGGCGGTGTTTTTGGCGATCGTCCTCAGCTGGCTGGTGGCCCGTCGGATCACCACACCACTGGTCATCATGCGGAAAGGAGCCGAAGCGATCACCAAAGGCAACCTTCAAACCCGGGTTCCTGTACATGGAAAAGACGAATTGGCCGAATTGGGTCAAGCCCTGAATCATCTGACCGAGGAACTGGAACGCCAGGAACACCTTCGTCGGCAAATGACCTCTGATGTCGCTCATGAACTGAGGACACCCTTGACTACTCTGAAAAGCCACATGGAGGCATTCGAAGATGGAATCTGGCAACCGACTCCCGGGCGCCTCCGTGCGGTTACTGATGAAATTGACCGTCTTACCGGATTGGTGGGGGACATGGAACAGTTAACCCTGCTCGATTCACCCGAGTTTGAACTGGAACAAAAGAAGGAAGACCTCTCAGTAATCGTGGACCAAACGCTCACTAACATGCGTGCGACCTTTGACCAAAAAGGCATCGCGTTGAAATCGGAGAGCGTCGGCCCGGTTCATGCATGGGTGGATCGCCGACGGATCGCCCAAGTGCTCGTCAACCTTCTCTCCAACTGCCTTAAGTTCACCTCAAAAGGCGGGGAGGTCACCGTGCGAACCGAACAAAAGGGAAAAGAGGCGATCCTGACCGTACGGGACACCGGGGAAGGCATCCCTCAGGAAGAGCTGCAACGGGTCTTTGAGCGTTTTTACCGGGTAGACCGTTCACGGAACCGCCAATCCGGTGGCAGCGGAATCGGACTGACCATCGTGAAAAAGCTGGTGGAATCCCACTCCGGCGCCATCCAGATCGAAAGCAAACCCGGAATGGGAACGTGTATCTATATTCACTTACCGAACCAAAACAATTTGCAGTAA
- a CDS encoding cell wall-binding repeat-containing protein, which yields MRKRTIMAISSLLTLILIFTGCSIAGNNGNKDHENMNHDDMKKGGSPDTGDMSIMDQKINKSGNQKRLSMDTKNITRISQDDPVNVAVETSQLIWPASHEGNRPGTILLGIENDWQTNLPAVTLVHHPNDGPLLYAEKNSIPKVTMDELKRLNPKGSEKNQGIQVLLTGDFSDDVRKQLVDEGMKVDTVKGKNPADTAANVDAYYAKASGDLPQSVIVGSMDAPEYTLPAANWIAHMPEPLLYVRKDDVPKETIDALKKRKDKANIYILGPESAVSASVEKKLKQYGKVKRISGRTPEENTIAFAKFKDKSTKFGWGVTNPGHGLTFNRTDHVESAIVSAPFSHMGKHAPMLLLDQDKLSEPMHHYLMSLQPKFKDDPTVGPYNHAFMIGSEKMIPFTTQGMIDQILEITPESGDGHGGH from the coding sequence ATGAGAAAGAGAACGATCATGGCCATCAGTTCCCTCCTGACCCTCATCCTGATCTTTACTGGATGTTCCATAGCCGGAAACAACGGAAACAAAGACCACGAAAATATGAATCATGATGACATGAAAAAAGGCGGATCCCCGGATACGGGAGACATGTCGATCATGGATCAGAAAATAAACAAGAGCGGCAATCAAAAACGACTCTCCATGGACACGAAGAACATCACCCGGATCAGTCAGGACGACCCGGTAAATGTTGCCGTGGAAACCTCCCAGCTCATCTGGCCCGCTTCCCATGAGGGCAATCGACCCGGCACCATCCTGCTCGGGATCGAGAATGATTGGCAGACAAACCTTCCCGCAGTAACCCTCGTCCACCACCCCAACGACGGACCGTTGCTCTATGCGGAGAAAAACAGCATCCCCAAGGTAACCATGGACGAGCTGAAGCGGCTCAACCCCAAAGGGAGCGAGAAGAACCAAGGGATTCAGGTCTTGTTGACCGGCGACTTCTCTGATGACGTCCGCAAACAGTTGGTAGACGAAGGGATGAAAGTGGATACCGTTAAAGGAAAGAATCCCGCGGACACAGCCGCCAATGTGGATGCCTACTATGCCAAGGCGAGCGGTGATCTGCCACAGAGCGTGATTGTCGGATCCATGGACGCGCCGGAGTATACTCTCCCCGCTGCCAACTGGATCGCCCATATGCCGGAACCGCTTCTGTATGTCAGAAAAGATGATGTTCCCAAGGAGACCATCGATGCGCTAAAAAAACGGAAGGACAAGGCCAACATCTACATCCTCGGCCCGGAGTCCGCTGTCTCCGCTTCCGTGGAAAAAAAACTGAAACAGTATGGAAAAGTAAAACGTATCAGTGGCAGAACTCCGGAGGAAAACACCATCGCCTTTGCCAAATTCAAGGATAAATCCACGAAATTCGGCTGGGGGGTTACCAACCCAGGCCATGGCCTGACCTTTAACCGAACGGATCACGTGGAGTCGGCGATTGTTAGCGCACCCTTCTCCCATATGGGCAAACACGCTCCGATGCTTCTCCTGGATCAGGACAAGCTGTCTGAACCTATGCACCATTATCTGATGAGCCTGCAACCCAAATTCAAGGACGACCCCACCGTCGGACCATACAACCATGCATTCATGATCGGCTCGGAGAAAATGATTCCCTTTACCACACAAGGAATGATCGATCAGATATTGGAGATTACCCCGGAAAGCGGCGATGGCCATGGCGGACATTGA